Proteins from one Chroococcidiopsis sp. CCMEE 29 genomic window:
- a CDS encoding SDR family NAD(P)-dependent oxidoreductase, with the protein MSAIKRVAVVTGANRGLGFETCRQLAKRDMRVILTSRDETKGKTAAEKLQAEGLDVSYYPLDVTDADSIERLAQFIKSEFGQLDILVNNAGVLLDTSENPDGNLLKAKISTLRKSIETNTLGPLLLCQALIPLMKEHNYGRVVNVSSGAGQLTDMNSGYPSYRISKTALNAVTRIFGNELKLDFRLIGKERGLRAMHWLPCSGR; encoded by the coding sequence ATGAGTGCAATAAAAAGAGTAGCCGTCGTAACTGGTGCCAATCGAGGGCTGGGATTTGAGACTTGTCGGCAACTGGCAAAAAGAGACATGCGGGTGATTCTCACCAGTCGTGATGAAACAAAGGGCAAAACTGCGGCTGAGAAATTGCAAGCTGAGGGCTTAGATGTTAGCTATTATCCACTGGATGTCACCGATGCTGATAGTATCGAGCGTCTTGCTCAATTCATTAAAAGTGAGTTTGGGCAACTAGATATTTTGGTGAATAATGCTGGAGTGCTACTAGATACTTCAGAGAACCCAGATGGTAATCTGCTTAAGGCCAAGATTAGTACCTTGCGTAAATCGATAGAGACAAACACATTGGGTCCATTGCTGCTGTGTCAGGCTTTGATTCCGCTGATGAAAGAGCATAACTATGGACGAGTTGTGAATGTATCCTCTGGTGCTGGACAATTAACTGATATGAATAGCGGCTATCCCAGCTATCGAATTTCTAAAACCGCACTGAATGCAGTAACGCGGATTTTTGGCAACGAGTTAAAACTGGACTTTAGACTAATAGGGAAGGAAAGGGGACTCCGTGCAATGCACTGGCTCCCCTGTAGCGGAAGATGA
- a CDS encoding ZIP family metal transporter — MNTLAIGFIASLLAGLATVVGALPILLPIKLTQRVQGIMLGFGGGVMLAATAFSLIVPGTDAAIAQGFSQTGAALIMVVGILLGGLFLQLAHRFTPHEHFFKGQETVKNTNLKRIWLFIAAITIHNFPEGLAVGVNFGTGNIADSIPLAVGIGLQNMPEGLVVALSLVAQNYSSRYALGISLLTGLVEPIGGLIGAGVVTVAQFLLPWAMAFAAGAMLFVISDEIIPESHRNGLEQEGTIGVMLGFVIMMFLDIALS, encoded by the coding sequence ATGAACACCCTTGCGATCGGTTTTATTGCCAGTTTGCTGGCTGGACTCGCTACTGTTGTCGGTGCTTTACCAATTTTGCTGCCAATTAAACTCACTCAACGAGTTCAGGGAATTATGCTGGGGTTTGGTGGCGGGGTGATGCTAGCAGCTACAGCTTTTTCCTTGATTGTTCCTGGAACTGATGCTGCGATCGCCCAAGGCTTTTCCCAAACGGGGGCAGCCTTGATTATGGTTGTAGGTATCCTGTTAGGTGGACTTTTCCTGCAGTTGGCTCATCGGTTCACACCACACGAGCACTTTTTCAAGGGGCAAGAAACCGTTAAGAACACAAACTTAAAGCGAATTTGGCTATTTATTGCGGCTATCACCATTCATAATTTTCCTGAGGGACTAGCCGTTGGGGTCAACTTTGGAACTGGCAATATTGCTGATAGTATTCCTCTGGCTGTGGGAATCGGCTTGCAAAATATGCCAGAGGGTTTAGTTGTAGCGCTATCTTTAGTAGCTCAAAATTATTCATCTAGGTATGCTTTGGGGATTTCGCTACTGACTGGTTTAGTAGAGCCAATAGGAGGTTTAATTGGTGCTGGTGTTGTAACTGTGGCGCAGTTTCTTTTGCCTTGGGCAATGGCTTTTGCTGCTGGGGCAATGCTGTTTGTGATTAGTGATGAAATTATTCCAGAATCCCATCGCAACGGGTTGGAACAGGAAGGAACCATCGGCGTCATGTTGGGTTTTGTCATCATGATGTTTTTGGATATTGCACTCTCCTAG
- a CDS encoding SDR family oxidoreductase has translation MVSVQDQIVLITGASSGIGEACARVFAQAGAKLLLVARRQERLNQLADELSKDASSLHLLPLDVCDRSSVELAFSNLPSAWSSVDILVNNAGLSRGLNKLHEGSFQDWEEMIDTNIKGLLYLTRLIVPGMVSRGRGHIVNLGSTAGHQTYPGGNVYCATKAAVRVISEGLKQDLLGTPVRVSSVDPGLVETEFSNVRFRGDTERAKKVYQGLTPLTPADVADVVFFCVTRPLHVNISEVLLMPTDQAGSMLFNRQA, from the coding sequence ATGGTTTCGGTGCAAGACCAAATTGTTTTAATTACTGGCGCAAGTAGTGGGATTGGGGAAGCCTGTGCTAGGGTATTTGCTCAAGCAGGTGCCAAGCTGCTGCTTGTAGCTCGACGGCAGGAGCGGTTAAATCAGCTGGCAGATGAACTTAGTAAAGATGCCAGTTCCCTCCATTTATTGCCGCTGGATGTGTGCGATCGCTCCTCTGTCGAATTAGCCTTCTCAAACCTACCGTCTGCCTGGTCATCCGTAGACATTCTAGTTAACAACGCTGGTCTAAGTCGGGGTTTAAATAAACTCCACGAAGGTAGCTTCCAGGATTGGGAAGAAATGATCGATACCAATATCAAGGGACTACTCTACCTTACCCGCTTAATTGTCCCTGGAATGGTCAGTCGAGGTCGGGGACATATCGTGAATCTTGGTTCGACTGCCGGTCATCAAACCTATCCGGGTGGAAACGTCTACTGTGCAACCAAAGCCGCTGTAAGAGTGATTTCGGAAGGTTTAAAACAAGACCTTTTGGGAACCCCAGTCCGTGTTAGTTCAGTTGATCCGGGTTTAGTAGAAACGGAATTTAGTAATGTACGCTTTCGCGGCGATACCGAACGTGCCAAAAAAGTTTATCAAGGACTAACACCCCTGACACCCGCTGATGTTGCCGATGTGGTATTTTTCTGCGTCACCCGACCACTCCATGTCAATATCAGTGAGGTTCTGCTGATGCCAACTGACCAAGCTGGCTCCATGCTGTTTAACCGCCAAGCTTAA
- a CDS encoding nuclear transport factor 2 family protein: MRNILTSLPSWLSRQNRLQPTSWLALFLLTLSLTALGNRAAAQTPANAPQQLKNVLARIDAAANQRNVNAVMQFYGQNFTHSDGLTRQSMAQALTQVWQRYPQLKYQTQLQSWKPEGKGIVAETVTNITGAQTQDSRNLVLNATIRSRQWYENNQIVRQEILSERSLLKAGTQPPTVDLKLPQQVKPGQQYNFDAIVQEPLGEDYLLGAAIEEPIKPENYLNPKRVELELLSAGGLFKLGRAPAQPDDRWISAVLIRGDGMTMVTQRLHVVGQNRPPNPSPTKK, translated from the coding sequence ATGCGTAACATTCTTACTTCCCTGCCTTCTTGGCTGTCTCGTCAAAACCGGCTTCAACCCACGAGTTGGTTAGCCCTTTTCCTCTTGACACTTTCGTTAACAGCACTGGGAAACCGCGCTGCGGCACAGACTCCGGCAAATGCACCACAGCAGCTGAAAAATGTATTGGCGCGAATTGATGCAGCAGCGAACCAACGCAACGTCAACGCAGTAATGCAGTTTTACGGTCAGAATTTCACTCATTCAGATGGCTTAACGCGCCAAAGTATGGCACAAGCTCTGACTCAAGTGTGGCAACGTTATCCTCAGTTGAAGTATCAGACACAACTGCAATCCTGGAAACCTGAAGGGAAGGGGATCGTGGCAGAAACAGTTACTAATATCACTGGGGCTCAGACGCAAGATAGCAGGAATTTAGTTCTCAATGCCACTATTAGATCGCGGCAGTGGTATGAAAATAATCAAATCGTCCGGCAAGAAATTTTGTCTGAGCGTAGCCTGCTAAAGGCAGGTACCCAGCCGCCCACTGTTGATTTAAAGTTGCCACAGCAGGTCAAACCTGGTCAGCAATATAACTTTGATGCCATCGTCCAAGAGCCACTAGGAGAGGATTATCTTCTAGGAGCGGCGATTGAGGAACCAATCAAACCGGAAAATTATTTGAACCCCAAACGAGTGGAGTTGGAATTACTATCAGCAGGTGGACTTTTTAAGCTAGGTCGTGCTCCAGCTCAGCCAGATGACCGATGGATTTCTGCTGTTTTAATTCGGGGTGATGGAATGACGATGGTGACTCAGCGTCTACATGTAGTGGGTCAAAATCGCCCACCGAATCCGTCACCAACCAAAAAATAA
- the murG gene encoding undecaprenyldiphospho-muramoylpentapeptide beta-N-acetylglucosaminyltransferase, which translates to MANAPTRLLIAASGTGGHLFPAIALAEQLPDYQIEWLGVSNRLETQLVPSQYPLHTITIEGFQQRFGLGTLGILGKFVRSTVQVRRLLKQGKFNGVFTTGGYIAAPAVIAARSLSLPVILHESNALPGKVTRWLSPWCSVVALGFEPAAKYLPRSRTIYTGTPVRSQFQVEAIDDLPPLDLPIPKDIPLIVVFGGSQGAVAVNQLVRQCASALFDAGAWIVHLTGNNDPDANTLEHPQYLPLPFYDNMAGLLRRANLVISRAGAGSLTELALTGKSSILIPFPYAAEDHQSYNAAVFKAAGAALVFSQAELTPQLLASQVLDLLRSPAHLEKMEENAKAIAVPDSAERLAALVRQLVE; encoded by the coding sequence ATGGCAAACGCACCAACCCGATTATTGATTGCTGCCAGTGGCACTGGTGGACATTTATTTCCGGCGATCGCCCTGGCTGAACAACTGCCAGATTACCAAATCGAATGGCTGGGTGTATCCAATCGACTAGAAACCCAGTTAGTACCATCGCAGTACCCGTTACATACCATCACTATTGAAGGGTTTCAACAGCGCTTTGGACTGGGTACTCTGGGAATCCTGGGTAAATTCGTCCGTTCAACTGTGCAAGTGCGGCGATTGCTGAAACAGGGAAAATTTAATGGTGTTTTCACAACTGGGGGTTATATTGCTGCACCCGCTGTGATTGCCGCGCGATCGCTCAGTTTACCCGTTATCCTGCATGAATCCAACGCCTTGCCTGGTAAAGTAACGCGCTGGTTGAGTCCTTGGTGTAGTGTTGTCGCACTGGGGTTTGAACCCGCTGCTAAGTACCTCCCTCGGAGCAGGACAATTTACACTGGCACTCCAGTTCGCTCTCAGTTTCAGGTAGAAGCAATAGATGACTTGCCGCCGCTGGATCTGCCCATACCTAAAGATATTCCCCTGATCGTGGTGTTTGGAGGTAGTCAAGGGGCAGTTGCAGTTAACCAGTTGGTGCGGCAGTGTGCCTCAGCTTTGTTTGATGCCGGAGCTTGGATTGTACATTTAACTGGGAATAATGACCCAGATGCTAATACCCTGGAGCATCCGCAGTATTTGCCTCTGCCGTTTTATGACAATATGGCTGGACTGCTACGACGAGCGAATTTAGTAATTAGCCGTGCTGGGGCTGGTAGTTTAACAGAATTAGCGTTAACGGGAAAATCATCAATTCTCATTCCGTTTCCTTATGCAGCAGAAGATCACCAATCTTATAATGCGGCAGTGTTTAAGGCAGCGGGTGCAGCGTTAGTTTTTTCTCAAGCTGAACTGACTCCTCAACTACTGGCAAGTCAGGTATTGGATTTATTGCGATCGCCTGCACATCTGGAAAAAATGGAAGAAAATGCAAAGGCGATCGCTGTTCCTGATAGCGCTGAGCGTTTAGCTGCCTTGGTACGTCAGCTGGTGGAGTAG
- a CDS encoding type II toxin-antitoxin system HicB family antitoxin, with product MSYRYSMVIQWSDEDNCYLVHLPEFPWQQFHTHGETYEEAAKHGQEVIESLIEWFQQQGKSLPEPIAFPQKPLKVA from the coding sequence ATGAGCTATCGCTACAGTATGGTCATTCAGTGGTCGGATGAGGATAATTGTTACTTAGTACACCTGCCCGAATTCCCTTGGCAGCAATTCCACACTCATGGCGAGACTTACGAGGAAGCCGCAAAACATGGGCAGGAAGTGATTGAGTCTTTGATTGAATGGTTCCAACAGCAGGGGAAGTCTCTGCCAGAGCCAATCGCTTTCCCTCAGAAGCCGTTAAAAGTTGCGTAA
- a CDS encoding pirin family protein translates to MITLRPAQERGTANFGWLDSRHTFSFGNYYDPNHMGFASLRVINEDKVTPGQGFGTHAHRDMEIISYVLEGALEHKDSIGTGSVIRPGDVQRMSAGTGIRHSEFNASKTEPVHFLQIWILPEQEGIEPGYEQKTFPEAEKRGKLRLVGSRDGRDGSITIHQDVDLYATALQDGEEVSHSLAAGRVAWLQVARGAVQLNNQTLSAGDGAASAQESLIALRGAGNDAEVLLFDMGV, encoded by the coding sequence ATGATTACCCTTCGACCGGCTCAAGAACGAGGTACTGCAAATTTTGGTTGGCTTGATAGTCGTCACACCTTCTCCTTCGGAAACTACTACGACCCCAACCACATGGGTTTTGCGAGTCTGCGCGTAATCAATGAAGACAAAGTGACCCCCGGACAAGGATTTGGCACCCACGCACATCGCGATATGGAAATCATTTCCTATGTCCTGGAAGGCGCATTAGAACACAAAGACAGTATTGGTACAGGGTCTGTGATTCGCCCTGGCGACGTGCAGCGGATGTCAGCTGGAACAGGCATCAGGCACAGCGAGTTTAATGCTTCCAAGACCGAGCCAGTGCACTTCCTGCAAATCTGGATTTTGCCAGAGCAGGAAGGAATTGAACCAGGCTACGAGCAAAAAACATTCCCGGAAGCAGAAAAGCGCGGTAAGCTGCGTCTGGTTGGCTCTCGCGATGGTCGTGACGGATCGATCACCATTCACCAAGATGTCGATCTTTATGCCACCGCTTTGCAAGACGGTGAGGAAGTAAGCCATTCCTTAGCGGCGGGACGAGTCGCCTGGTTACAAGTGGCGCGAGGTGCTGTGCAACTGAATAACCAAACACTTTCAGCAGGAGATGGAGCTGCAAGTGCTCAGGAATCACTGATCGCCCTGCGGGGGGCTGGTAATGATGCCGAGGTGTTGCTATTTGACATGGGGGTATGA
- a CDS encoding LysR family transcriptional regulator: MDKFESIRAFTQVVASGGFAAAARDMGLSRSAVNKLVIGLENELGVQLLHRSTRVVTPTETGLAFYERCIEILASLEEAERSVTQLHGEPRGRLRVNAPMSFGTMHLAPALADFLVQYPDLQVQLTLNDRFIDPIEEGFDVTVRIAEPQKTASLIVHSLAPAQRVLCAAPTYLETHGTPSHPNELRHHSCLHYGQLAVENQWMLMGGDGEYTVSVNGVLCSNNGEVLRDAAVRGLGITLLPRFLVGEELRRGTLQLVLPDYHPPELSIYVIYPVNRHLSTKIRLLVDFFQERFGHQPDWDL, from the coding sequence ATGGACAAGTTTGAAAGTATCCGCGCCTTTACTCAAGTGGTCGCCTCTGGTGGGTTTGCAGCAGCAGCGCGAGACATGGGATTGTCGCGCTCGGCGGTGAATAAGCTCGTCATCGGGTTAGAAAATGAACTGGGTGTGCAGCTTCTGCATCGCAGTACGCGGGTGGTAACTCCAACTGAAACCGGACTGGCATTTTATGAGCGTTGCATAGAGATTTTGGCAAGTCTCGAAGAAGCGGAGCGATCGGTGACGCAGCTGCATGGGGAACCGAGAGGCAGACTGCGGGTAAATGCACCGATGTCATTTGGGACAATGCACTTGGCTCCAGCCTTAGCCGACTTTCTGGTGCAATATCCCGATCTTCAGGTGCAACTGACACTGAACGATCGCTTCATTGACCCGATTGAAGAAGGCTTTGATGTGACGGTGCGAATTGCGGAACCCCAAAAAACAGCCAGTTTAATTGTTCATTCCTTAGCTCCCGCGCAGCGAGTGTTGTGTGCAGCACCAACCTATCTAGAAACTCATGGCACTCCCTCCCATCCCAATGAACTGCGTCACCATTCCTGTTTACACTACGGTCAGCTTGCAGTTGAAAATCAGTGGATGTTAATGGGAGGCGATGGAGAATATACCGTTTCTGTCAATGGCGTGTTGTGTTCTAACAATGGTGAGGTGCTCAGAGATGCGGCAGTTAGAGGGTTAGGGATTACACTCCTTCCCAGATTCCTGGTTGGGGAAGAACTTCGACGAGGTACGCTGCAACTCGTTTTGCCAGACTATCATCCCCCCGAACTCTCCATTTATGTAATTTATCCCGTGAACCGCCATCTATCTACCAAGATCCGGCTATTGGTTGATTTCTTTCAGGAACGCTTTGGTCATCAACCCGACTGGGATCTGTAA
- a CDS encoding NAD-dependent epimerase — MKVLVTGVAGFIGYHFAQRLLTEEIQVYGIDNLNDYYEVNLKQDRLAQLHPQAGFTFQLLDLADRDRMLQLFQAHKFDYVVNLAAQAGVRYSLQNPFAYVDTNLSGFVNLLEGCRQSQVKHLVFASSSSVYGANTKVPFATTDNVDHPISLYAASKKANELTAHVYSHLYQLPTTGLRFFTVYGPWGRPDMAYFKFVKAIESGKPIDVYNFGKMKRDFTYIDDVIEGVIRVMHQPPQAKSNASANSPDAAKTIAPYKLYNIGNNSPVELLTFIEVIEKALGKTAKKNLLPMQPGDVPCTYADVDDLTRDVGFKPTTPIEQGLHRFIQWYRAYYKQ; from the coding sequence ATGAAAGTACTGGTTACTGGAGTTGCCGGATTTATCGGTTATCACTTCGCTCAGCGTTTATTAACAGAGGAAATCCAGGTTTACGGCATTGATAACCTGAATGACTACTACGAGGTGAATTTAAAGCAAGATAGATTGGCTCAACTCCATCCTCAAGCAGGATTTACTTTTCAGTTGCTTGACTTGGCCGATCGCGATCGCATGCTCCAGCTGTTTCAAGCACATAAATTTGATTATGTCGTTAATTTGGCAGCTCAAGCTGGAGTCCGTTATTCCCTACAAAATCCCTTCGCCTACGTAGACACTAATCTTTCTGGTTTTGTCAACTTGTTAGAGGGATGTCGCCAGAGTCAAGTCAAACATCTGGTGTTTGCTTCCTCTAGTTCAGTTTACGGTGCCAATACCAAAGTACCGTTTGCTACCACTGATAATGTCGATCATCCGATTTCTCTGTACGCCGCCAGTAAAAAGGCGAATGAATTGACTGCCCATGTTTACAGCCATCTTTACCAGCTACCGACAACTGGGCTGCGCTTCTTCACAGTCTACGGTCCTTGGGGGCGACCCGATATGGCTTACTTCAAGTTCGTCAAAGCGATTGAATCAGGCAAACCGATCGATGTTTATAACTTCGGTAAAATGAAGCGCGATTTTACTTATATCGATGACGTGATTGAAGGCGTGATTCGGGTGATGCATCAGCCTCCTCAAGCTAAATCAAACGCGAGTGCCAACAGTCCTGATGCTGCGAAAACCATTGCACCTTACAAGCTTTACAACATTGGCAACAACAGTCCAGTTGAGTTGCTGACATTTATTGAAGTGATTGAAAAGGCTTTAGGCAAAACAGCTAAAAAGAATTTATTGCCCATGCAACCCGGTGATGTGCCATGCACTTATGCCGATGTAGATGATTTAACTAGAGATGTGGGGTTTAAGCCTACAACACCAATAGAGCAAGGTCTTCATCGCTTCATTCAATGGTATCGAGCATACTACAAGCAGTAA
- a CDS encoding ABC-F family ATP-binding cassette domain-containing protein, with amino-acid sequence MTIFTLRSVKKDFGIKEILRDASFSLDEGDKVGLIGTNGSGKSTLLKIIAGLEPIDSGEVWVNSGAKIVYLPQQPELDENRTVLEQVFADSGEHMALVREYEELSNQLMARGQGDAEKLMARLSNVSQRIEAAGAWEVETNAKIILTKLGIQDFDAKIGDLSGGYRKRIALAAALLLEPDVLLMDEPTNHLDALSVEWLQSYLHRYRGALLLITHDRYFLDRVTNRILEIDRGDLYAYSGNYAYYLEKKAEAEEAAASTQRKHVGVLRRELEWLKRGPKARSTKQKARIDRIQAMQVQEFKQVQSKVDISTAGRRIGKKVIELTNICKSYNGRTLIRDFTYTFEPEDRVGIIGSNGAGKSTLMDIITGRVHPDSGTVEIGSTIHIGYFNQHSDDLTLNENQRVIEYLKSVAELVKTADGSIITASQMLERFLFPPNQQYAPIYKLSGGEKRRLFLLRVLMSAPNVLILDEPTNDLDVQTLAVLEEYLEDFNGCVIVVSHDRYFLDRAIDTIFAFESSGHLRQYPGNYSTYLDYKKAEEEAETKPSESKIQNLKSKIPTPASPQATASKPRKLSYKEKREYEMLEIQIPQMEAEKEEIEKVLYNNSLSGFSEMQQLSNRLAQLSQAIDTATERWLELAEREG; translated from the coding sequence ATGACTATCTTTACGCTGCGATCGGTCAAGAAAGACTTTGGCATCAAGGAAATCTTGAGAGATGCCAGTTTTAGCCTAGATGAAGGGGATAAAGTCGGGCTAATTGGAACGAACGGCTCCGGAAAATCGACTTTACTGAAAATTATTGCTGGATTGGAGCCGATTGACAGCGGTGAAGTCTGGGTCAATTCGGGAGCCAAGATTGTCTATCTACCTCAACAACCAGAATTGGACGAAAATCGCACCGTTTTGGAGCAGGTGTTTGCTGACAGTGGCGAACACATGGCTTTAGTGCGGGAGTATGAGGAACTTTCGAACCAACTAATGGCACGTGGGCAGGGCGATGCTGAGAAGCTGATGGCACGTCTATCTAACGTCTCTCAACGCATTGAAGCGGCGGGTGCGTGGGAAGTGGAAACCAATGCCAAAATTATTCTGACCAAGTTAGGTATTCAAGATTTTGATGCCAAGATTGGCGACCTATCTGGTGGCTACCGCAAGCGGATTGCTCTCGCGGCAGCTCTATTGTTAGAACCGGACGTGTTGCTGATGGATGAACCGACAAACCACCTGGATGCTCTGTCGGTTGAGTGGTTGCAGAGCTATTTGCATCGCTACCGGGGGGCATTGTTGCTAATCACCCACGATCGCTACTTTTTGGATCGCGTGACGAATCGGATTCTGGAAATTGATCGGGGAGACTTGTACGCCTACTCTGGCAACTATGCCTACTACTTAGAGAAAAAGGCAGAAGCAGAGGAAGCCGCAGCTAGTACTCAGCGTAAACATGTAGGGGTATTGCGGCGAGAGCTGGAATGGTTAAAGCGGGGACCGAAAGCCCGCAGTACCAAGCAAAAAGCGAGGATTGATCGCATTCAGGCGATGCAAGTGCAGGAATTTAAGCAAGTGCAGAGCAAGGTTGATATTTCCACCGCAGGTCGTCGCATTGGCAAGAAAGTTATTGAGCTAACGAACATCTGCAAGTCTTACAACGGCCGGACCTTGATTAGAGACTTCACCTACACCTTTGAGCCAGAAGACCGAGTCGGCATTATTGGTAGCAACGGTGCAGGTAAATCCACGCTGATGGATATCATAACTGGACGAGTGCACCCTGACTCTGGCACTGTAGAAATTGGTTCCACCATTCACATTGGTTATTTCAACCAGCACTCCGACGATCTGACGCTGAATGAAAACCAGCGGGTGATCGAATACCTCAAAAGCGTGGCGGAATTGGTCAAAACGGCAGATGGAAGTATAATAACCGCTTCCCAGATGTTGGAACGGTTTCTGTTTCCGCCAAATCAACAATACGCACCGATTTACAAGCTCTCTGGCGGTGAAAAGCGACGGCTATTTCTGTTGCGGGTGCTAATGAGTGCGCCGAATGTACTGATTTTGGACGAGCCGACGAATGATTTGGATGTGCAAACGTTGGCTGTTCTGGAAGAGTATTTGGAGGACTTTAATGGTTGTGTGATTGTAGTGTCGCACGATCGCTATTTCCTTGATCGCGCGATCGACACCATCTTTGCTTTCGAATCTAGTGGTCATCTACGCCAATATCCCGGCAACTACTCAACGTATCTGGATTATAAGAAAGCTGAAGAAGAGGCGGAAACCAAACCCTCAGAATCTAAAATCCAAAATCTAAAATCTAAAATCCCAACTCCTGCTTCCCCACAAGCTACAGCATCCAAACCGCGCAAGCTTTCTTACAAAGAAAAGCGTGAATACGAGATGCTCGAAATTCAAATTCCCCAAATGGAAGCTGAAAAAGAAGAGATTGAAAAGGTTCTCTACAACAATTCTCTGAGTGGCTTTAGCGAAATGCAGCAGCTATCTAATCGTTTAGCTCAATTGAGTCAGGCGATCGACACCGCTACTGAACGTTGGTTAGAACTCGCTGAACGAGAAGGCTAA
- a CDS encoding WGxxGxxG family protein yields the protein MKPSDLSKAVWASAFAVSLATLPLGMSVSAQTNGSAGGTTGAGTTGTGTTGTGTTGTDTAPGTGVTTPGTGTTGTDTAPGTGVTTPGTGTTGTDTAPGTGTTTDTTPYQGTTTTRGDRGGFDWGWLGLIGLAGLAGLLGGNRNREEPQAYRDPNETTTRSGSRY from the coding sequence ATGAAACCTTCTGATTTATCCAAAGCTGTGTGGGCTAGTGCCTTTGCTGTAAGTTTGGCTACTTTGCCTTTAGGTATGTCTGTTTCTGCCCAAACTAATGGTTCTGCGGGTGGCACTACAGGCGCTGGCACCACAGGTACTGGCACTACAGGCACTGGCACCACAGGCACTGATACGGCTCCTGGTACTGGCGTTACGACTCCCGGTACTGGCACTACAGGCACTGATACGGCTCCTGGTACTGGCGTTACGACTCCCGGTACTGGTACCACAGGCACTGATACAGCTCCCGGTACTGGCACTACTACAGATACCACCCCTTACCAAGGAACTACCACTACGAGGGGCGATCGCGGCGGTTTTGATTGGGGCTGGCTAGGCTTAATCGGTCTAGCCGGTCTAGCCGGTCTATTGGGTGGCAATCGCAATCGTGAAGAACCCCAGGCTTATCGCGATCCTAATGAGACGACAACTCGTTCTGGTTCTAGATACTAG
- a CDS encoding DUF2993 domain-containing protein encodes MHEEPRLEEQILSKVAEIGLSTKLDASEKIDVDVQTDLLKLILGNADSVEVAGQGLVIQKDIRVQEMELHTDSLHINPVRAIFGQVELDQPLDATVRIVLTEQDINRALNSDYILNNIPSLELNVDGQRVKLEMQQMELLLPGTGRMVIKGKTLLHEVDNTRQFDFTASFRPRKLSQPVLLEKFNCTEGQSVSLEFAVALLQKLKEITHLPYLELETMALRLEEIEVQEGSLTLQAKARVRQLPSS; translated from the coding sequence ATGCATGAAGAGCCAAGATTGGAGGAGCAGATACTTAGCAAAGTAGCAGAAATAGGGCTATCTACAAAGTTAGACGCATCAGAGAAAATCGACGTTGATGTCCAAACTGATCTACTGAAGTTAATTCTGGGAAATGCAGATTCGGTTGAAGTTGCAGGTCAAGGTTTGGTAATTCAAAAAGATATTCGTGTGCAGGAAATGGAATTGCATACGGATAGCCTTCATATCAATCCTGTGAGGGCTATTTTTGGTCAAGTTGAACTGGATCAACCACTAGATGCAACTGTCCGGATTGTACTAACAGAACAAGATATCAACCGCGCACTCAACTCAGACTACATCCTCAACAATATACCAAGCTTAGAATTGAATGTGGATGGTCAAAGAGTGAAGTTGGAAATGCAACAGATGGAATTACTGCTACCTGGTACTGGCAGGATGGTAATTAAGGGCAAGACGCTGCTACATGAAGTGGACAATACTAGGCAATTCGATTTCACTGCCAGTTTTCGCCCACGCAAACTTTCGCAGCCAGTATTACTAGAGAAATTCAACTGCACGGAAGGACAGAGCGTTTCCCTAGAATTTGCTGTAGCCTTGTTGCAGAAGCTCAAAGAAATAACGCACTTACCGTATTTAGAATTAGAGACAATGGCACTCCGGCTTGAGGAGATAGAGGTGCAAGAAGGCAGCCTAACGCTTCAAGCAAAAGCTCGTGTAAGACAACTCCCTTCCTCTTAA